The region GATGGAGGCCCGGTTGGAAGCGGCTGCCGAAGCGCAGATCGCGGCTTTGCTGTCGGAGACGCAATCTATCCGGGAGCATCTGGCCGAACAAACCCGGAGCGACCGTGCCCGTCGACTGGAGGAACTGCGCGAGCATCTGTCCCATGCCGAAGCACGCCTGACCATCTTGGAAACTGGCGGAGTGACGCTGGAGAATGAAGATCAGCAGCTGCTCGATGCCGTTGCGCAGGATGCCGATCGTCTGCCAGGTGAGCCGAGACTGGACGCTCTGGTCCTCGACCATGCACGCGAACGGGTGGACGTCCTGCGGATTGCGCTTCGGGCCGCCGAAGAGAATGTGTTTCTCCGCGATGGCAACGATGCCGGGCAGCGCCTGCGGGAGTTGGACAAAGACATTGCCATTCTAGCCTCGCACCTCGCAGAGGCCCAGGAGCGCAGCGCTGCCGTCCGGGAGCGGGCGGATCGCGAGCGGATCCGCGTCAATGGCCTGACCGGTGGTGATCTTCAGGCTCCTGTGGATGGCCTCTTCTGGGAGGTGCTGGAGGCCGATAGCGTTACAGTCCAGCGCGGTGATCCTCTCCTGCGGCTGGTGGATTGTCAGGCGACATTGGTGACAGTTTCTGTGACCGAACGCGTCTACAACGGCCTGACGGTCGGTCAGGCGGCGACGTTCAGGCTTGGCGGCACGTCCGAGGTGCTTGACGCCACGATCAGCCGCCTTGCCGGCAGCGGGGCTGCCGCAGTTTATCGCAGCCTGGCCGTGGCTCCCAGCCAGCGTCACCTCGAGCGGTATGACGTGGCCCTAATCGTTCCCGCACTGCGGCAGGCAGGGCCGGAAGGCTGCATGATCGGGCGCACCGGCCGCGCCTTCTTTGAAACCCGCCCGCTGGACGGGCTGCGCAACCTGTTCCGCTGATATGCTTCCGTTTCCTCACCTGACTGAACTCGGCTCCAGCTGGACCCATGTGCTGCTGGCGCTCGGCGCAGGCCTCATCCTGCCCTCGGTGGTCGATCCGACCAACAATCGCCACCGGGCCGCCCTGATGGGCATCTCCTTCCTTCTGGCTCTCCGCTATGTCTGGTGGCGAGGGACCGAGACCTTGGCGCCGGCTGGGTGGACCATCGACATGCTGGCCAGCTGGTCATTGTTTGCACTGGAGATGCTGGCTCTCATTGGCTCGATCAGCGCCTTCACCATCATGTCGCGCATCCGCCTGCGCAGCGAGGAGGCCGATGCGCATGAAGGATGGTGGGGCGAGCAGGAGCCCCGCGTCGCCATCCTGATCGCCACCTATAACGAAGAGCTGGAAATCCTGGAGCGGACGATCGTTGGTGCCCGGTCGCTGCGCCACAAGAACAAGGAGGTGCTGGTCCTCGACGACAGCCGGCGCGATTGGCTGCGCGACTATTGCGCTGAACAAGGCGTGCGCTACATGCGCCGGCCTGACAACAAGGGCTCCAAGGCCGGTAACATCAACCACTGCCTGGATCGCCTGGCGGAGGACCCGGTGCCGCCGGATTTCGTGGCGGTGCTGGACGCGGACTTCGTGCCCCACCGCGGCTTCATCTCGCGCAGCCTGGCGCTGTTCCATGATCCCAGGGTGGCCTTGGTCCAGACGCCGCAGCACTTCTTCAACGCCGACCCGATCCAGCACAATCTCGGCATCAGCCGCTCCTACCCGGACGAGCAGAGGTTCTTCTTTGACTACATGCAACCCTCGCGCGACGCCTGGGGGATTGCGATCTGCTGTGGCACTTCGTCGATCTGCCGCTGGAGTGCCCTTCGAGAAATGGGTGGCTTTCCCACGGAAAGCGTTACCGAGGACTTCCTGCTGACGCTGGCCCTGCAGGAGCGCGGCTGGAAGACTGTTTATCTGGCCGAGCCGCTGACCGAAGGTCTGGCGCCCGAGGGGCTAAAGGAATACGTCACGCAGCGCGCCCGCTGGTGCCTGGGGCTGATGCAGATCGCCCGCTCTAAATATGGGCCTCTGGCCAAGAACAATTTGCGCCTTCGCGACCGCTGGAGCGTGATCGACTCGGTGTTCTTCTGGTTGACCAGCTTTCCCTTCCGGATAGCCGTTGTCGTATATCCGCTGCTTTACTGGTTCTTCAACGTGATCGTGGTGAACGCGACGCTGACAGACGTGATCAGCTACTTCGGCGTCTATTTCGTCTGGTCGTTTCTGGCACAGCGGACGTTGATGCCTGGCATGTTCGTGCCCGTTCTTCACGACACCAGCCAGCTGATCGGCGCCCTTCCCATCAGCCGGGCGGCCTTCACGGGGCTCTTCCGGCCCAAGGGCCATCCTTTCTCGGTCACGGCCAAGGGCGGCGACCGGACCAAGGTCATCGTGCAGTGGGAGATGATGTCCCCGTTCCTGGTTTTGCTGGTCCTGACGCTTCTCGGCTTGACGCTGGGCATCTTCGTGGACCGCTTCGCCTTCAACGATGCAGGCGACGGCAAGTGGGTGGTCATCTTCTGGACGATCTACAATGTCTTTGTGTTGCTCATGACGATCTTGGCCTGTGTCGAGCTGCCCCGCCGTGAGCGCCACATCGCTGATCTGCCGGACCGGGGCATCCTAGTCACGGATGGCGACATTCGCCGCCAGTGGATCAGCTCACTGACCATGGAGGAGGCGCGGCTGCGCGGAAAAATCTATCCGGTTGGCGCAACAGGCCTGCTGCGGCTGCGTGATGTTGGCGATGTGCCAGTCGAGGTCATCGCGCAGACGGTAGACGGCAATCGGGTCCGGCTGAGGCCCACGCCGGTGCAGCGCGAGGCGCTGATGATCCGCTTTTACGCTGAAGGGGCTGCACCCGGCACAGGCCGGGCGCAATTGGCGGGACTGCTGGCCGGGCTGGGGCAGCGCTTGTCGTTCAGCGATCGTCGCTGACGCGATCCTGCTGAAGCTGGGTCAGCGCCGCCGACAGCAGCGCGGCTTCGCGGGTGACGTGGAAGCTCGGAGGATATTCCTGAGAGCCGTCCGCGATGCGCTGCGCAGAGGCGGCAAGCTGGGCGAAGGGCGTCCTGACAGCACGCGTGACAAGAGCGGTCAGCAGCCCGATCAGGGAAACGGCGACCCCAAGCGCGTAAAGCGCCCCGTTCCGGATCAGGTCGACGCCGATATCAAGGCGCTCGGCATCCAGCCGTCCCACCATCCGCCACCCGAAGTTCGGCAGGTCTCCGTAAGACACCTCCGGCACCAACGCCGAGAAATACTCCCGCCCATCAGGCCAGGTCTCGCGTCCTCCAGACTGTACGCCGGTCTGCGCCGCGCCCAGGATCTGCAACTCCGCTGTGTCTGGTGCCTCATCCGTTGAAGAGGCAGATATGTCGCCAGAGGGATTGATCAGGTAGAGGTCAATGCCAAAGGTTTCCGAGGTCTCGCGCAGATGTTCGGCCAACCAGGTCGCGTTGATGTGCATGCCGACGACGCCGATCAGATCACCATTGGCGTCCGTGACCGGTCTGGCCAGATCGATGAAGCGCAGCGGCTCGTCCCCTTCACCTCCGAGAAGCTGGGCCAGAAGCACTGCGTCATGAACATCGCCCGCAAACCCACCGCTGAGGCCGTTGCGATACCAGGGCCGCTCGCTGACATCCTGCCCGATCAGCAAGCCATTCGTCGCCGCGATGACTTGGCCGCTCAGATCGGCAAAGCCCGCCCAGGAGATGCGGCTGCCGTCGCCGCTCGCCCCTGTCATCAGGTAGGTCAGCTGCTCCGGGTTCAACTCGTCAACCCTTTCCGTCAGGAACGCCAGGTCACGCCAGTCGCGCTCGAGGGTTCGGGCCAGGCCCTCGGCGGCGGCGGTGGTGCGGAAGCGGGCCGCATAATCCAGGGTGCTGTCAGTAAAGCGGTCGCCGCGAAGGTATGCAAATGCCATGGGAACCAGGCACATCACCAGGATGCAGGAAAGCGCAAAGCCGACAAGAGCCTTGCGCAGGGTCAGGGTTGGCAGCTGGGTCATGGCACCTCAGAACGTGTTGATGGAGAAGCCGGCAAAGACTTCGTCAGAGCTCAGTTTGTAGCCGAGCCGGACGCTGAGCGGCCCGTCAGCGATGCGTTTTTGAAAGGCCAGGGTGGTCTCGTGGTAAGTGTCGCTTCCGCCGCGTGACAGCTCGACGCCAAAA is a window of Paracoccus zhejiangensis DNA encoding:
- a CDS encoding glycosyltransferase family 2 protein codes for the protein MLLALGAGLILPSVVDPTNNRHRAALMGISFLLALRYVWWRGTETLAPAGWTIDMLASWSLFALEMLALIGSISAFTIMSRIRLRSEEADAHEGWWGEQEPRVAILIATYNEELEILERTIVGARSLRHKNKEVLVLDDSRRDWLRDYCAEQGVRYMRRPDNKGSKAGNINHCLDRLAEDPVPPDFVAVLDADFVPHRGFISRSLALFHDPRVALVQTPQHFFNADPIQHNLGISRSYPDEQRFFFDYMQPSRDAWGIAICCGTSSICRWSALREMGGFPTESVTEDFLLTLALQERGWKTVYLAEPLTEGLAPEGLKEYVTQRARWCLGLMQIARSKYGPLAKNNLRLRDRWSVIDSVFFWLTSFPFRIAVVVYPLLYWFFNVIVVNATLTDVISYFGVYFVWSFLAQRTLMPGMFVPVLHDTSQLIGALPISRAAFTGLFRPKGHPFSVTAKGGDRTKVIVQWEMMSPFLVLLVLTLLGLTLGIFVDRFAFNDAGDGKWVVIFWTIYNVFVLLMTILACVELPRRERHIADLPDRGILVTDGDIRRQWISSLTMEEARLRGKIYPVGATGLLRLRDVGDVPVEVIAQTVDGNRVRLRPTPVQREALMIRFYAEGAAPGTGRAQLAGLLAGLGQRLSFSDRR
- a CDS encoding HlyD family efflux transporter periplasmic adaptor subunit; amino-acid sequence: MKYGRLIIGIVAVITALWIILGEQMSGASADAVVNAPVVTVRAPVAGNLQMPARQLGSRVSRGEVLASLQDPIVDRIRLDDLLMEARLEAAAEAQIAALLSETQSIREHLAEQTRSDRARRLEELREHLSHAEARLTILETGGVTLENEDQQLLDAVAQDADRLPGEPRLDALVLDHARERVDVLRIALRAAEENVFLRDGNDAGQRLRELDKDIAILASHLAEAQERSAAVRERADRERIRVNGLTGGDLQAPVDGLFWEVLEADSVTVQRGDPLLRLVDCQATLVTVSVTERVYNGLTVGQAATFRLGGTSEVLDATISRLAGSGAAAVYRSLAVAPSQRHLERYDVALIVPALRQAGPEGCMIGRTGRAFFETRPLDGLRNLFR
- a CDS encoding cache domain-containing protein, which produces MTQLPTLTLRKALVGFALSCILVMCLVPMAFAYLRGDRFTDSTLDYAARFRTTAAAEGLARTLERDWRDLAFLTERVDELNPEQLTYLMTGASGDGSRISWAGFADLSGQVIAATNGLLIGQDVSERPWYRNGLSGGFAGDVHDAVLLAQLLGGEGDEPLRFIDLARPVTDANGDLIGVVGMHINATWLAEHLRETSETFGIDLYLINPSGDISASSTDEAPDTAELQILGAAQTGVQSGGRETWPDGREYFSALVPEVSYGDLPNFGWRMVGRLDAERLDIGVDLIRNGALYALGVAVSLIGLLTALVTRAVRTPFAQLAASAQRIADGSQEYPPSFHVTREAALLSAALTQLQQDRVSDDR